One window from the genome of Crassostrea angulata isolate pt1a10 chromosome 2, ASM2561291v2, whole genome shotgun sequence encodes:
- the LOC128173007 gene encoding uncharacterized protein LOC128173007 produces the protein MNQAQALSSVDYRILRTISLNQHFYIIDIAYSDRDTVCLSVCAEIYGSTEITKKHPVRFVLPTGSYINYGHSTFYYINDNIVNACSCTDSYLSINRPNLLQNKADVNFFQTHGIAVCESGYILVCQWNRKFKEKSAGKIVKIQYINAGNRNDIVMEIESDKNQPLYICPTYIVENADGDICVSDVRTVVVTDAGGMLRFRYHGNSRDFDPYGICCNSSCNIIVADMKNDKIHVIDKDGAFLHHVTYDGIKMPRAICIDENDNLYVGEWHTDTIKVIAG, from the coding sequence ATGAATCAAGCTCAAGCCTTGTCATCGGTGGATTATAGGATTCTGAGAACAATTTCCTTGAATCAGCACTTCTACATAATTGATATTGCGTACAGCGATAGAGACACAGTCTGCTTGTCTGTATGTGCTGAGATATACGGATCTactgaaattacaaaaaaacacCCTGTTAGATTTGTCCTACCGACTGGATCTTATATAAACTATGGGCATTCgacattttattatataaatgataatattgTAAATGCCTGTTCCTGTACTGACAGTTATCTAAGTATAAATCGTCCAAACCTACTTCAAAATAAAGCAGATGTAAACTTCTTTCAAACCCATGGCATTGCGGTTTGCGAATCAGGCTACATCCTCGTCTGTCAGTGGAACCGAAAGTTCAAAGAAAAGAGCGCTgggaaaattgttaaaatacagTACATTAATGCTGGCAACAGGAATGATATAGTTATGGAAATTGAGTCAGACAAGAACCAACCCCTGTATATTTGTCCCACCTACATTGTAGAGAACGCCGATGGAGACATATGTGTCTCTGACGTCAGAACCGTGGTTGTCACGGACGCCGGCGGTATGCTGAGATTCCGTTACCACGGAAATTCCCGTGACTTTGATCCATACGGTATATGTTGCAATTCATCGTGCAACATTATCGTTgctgatatgaaaaacgacaaAATTCACGTGATTGATAAAGATGGCGCATTTCTCCATCACGTGACTTATGATGGAATTAAAATGCCCCGTGCTATATGTATTGACGAAAACGACAATCTCTACGTGGGGGAATGGCATACAGATACCATCAAAGTCATTGCAGGGTAA